The genomic region TGGTCCTCCCAGTAGCCGCCGCTGCGTTCCGGGAGGAAGCTCACCTCGGTGAGGTACTTCACCATCTTGTAGCCGAGCTTCACGGCCGAGTAGAGCCGCAGCGGCGCCCCGTACTCCATCGCGAGCGGGGCGCCGTTCATGCCGTAGGCCAGGATCGTCTGCGGGTGGAGCGCGCTCTCCAGGTCCCACGACGACCAGTAGCCCGCGTCGAACGAGCGGAACTCGACGTAGCGCGCCCGCGGGTCGGCGCCCGCGAGGCGGGCCACCTCCGAGAGCCGCGCCCCCTGCCACGACGCCACCGCCGACCAGCCCTCGACGCAGTGGTGGCGCACCCGCACGCTGGTGCGCGGGAGCCGCTGCAGGTCGGCGCCCGAGAGGAGGAGCGGCCGGGCGACGAGCCCGCCCACCCGGAGCGCCCAGCCGGCGGGGGCGGCCGGGAAGGCGCGGGAGATCTTGTAGGCGGGGAAGTCCTCGGGCGCGGTGTCGTCCTCCTCGGGGAGCTCGGGGGCGAGCCGCTTCGGGTCGAAGAGCGCCCGCTCGAAGCGCTCGTTGAGCCGCTCCATGGCGCCGAGGAAGCCCGCGCGCGGGCGGGCGCTGTCGCAGGCGAGGCCGCCGAGGGCGAGGAGGCCCGCCGAGCGGAGGCCGGCGGCGAGGAAGGCGCGGCGCGAGGGGTCCGGCCGCGGCGGGCCGAAGGGCGCGAGCGGGGAGGGGCGGCGCCGGCTCACGTCGGACCCCCCTCGTGCCGCGCGCGCCGGCCCACCGTCATGTCCACGAGCGTGCGCGGGTGGAGCGCCACCTGGACCACGTGCACCACGGTGAAGGCCGCCAGCGCGACGAGCACGCCGAGGTGGAGCGCGCGGGCGAGGTCGTAGCCGCCGAGGAGCGCCGTCAGCCGGGGGAGCTGCACCGGCTTGAAGAGCGCGAGTCCCGTGAGCACCAGCAGC from Anaeromyxobacter paludicola harbors:
- a CDS encoding molybdopterin-dependent oxidoreductase, with translation MSRRRPSPLAPFGPPRPDPSRRAFLAAGLRSAGLLALGGLACDSARPRAGFLGAMERLNERFERALFDPKRLAPELPEEDDTAPEDFPAYKISRAFPAAPAGWALRVGGLVARPLLLSGADLQRLPRTSVRVRHHCVEGWSAVASWQGARLSEVARLAGADPRARYVEFRSFDAGYWSSWDLESALHPQTILAYGMNGAPLAMEYGAPLRLYSAVKLGYKMVKYLTEVSFLPERSGGYWEDQGYEWFAGV